A genomic region of Chlorobaculum parvum NCIB 8327 contains the following coding sequences:
- the bshA gene encoding N-acetyl-alpha-D-glucosaminyl L-malate synthase BshA — translation MKIGISCHHTYGGSGAVATELGKALATKGHTVHFFSQAAPFRLGLYSKNIFCHEVEAMHYPLFESPFYSLALASKIAEVAYYEELDVVHAHYAIPHAISAVLARQMLEERCPESQCFRIATTLHGTDITIVGADKSMKDAVRLAINKSDGISAVSGYLRDETIKMFDPRKPIEVIHNFVDTALFKRLDDNRPKQMLGLDGGKVVIHISNFRPVKRIMDVLAVFERIQRDVEATLLLVGDGPDRSEAETWVRRNGLGSKVRFLGKLDDIVPLLSIADLMLMPSNVESFGLAALEAMACGVPVVVTDAGGFPEFVRQGIDGYLHDHGDIEGMSRSAISILKDDAVWQRFSDAAVNQAGRFETALKVQEYEAFYRRLIDEARERKAQ, via the coding sequence ATGAAAATCGGGATTTCCTGTCATCATACCTACGGCGGTAGCGGGGCAGTGGCGACCGAGTTGGGGAAGGCGCTGGCCACGAAAGGCCACACGGTGCACTTTTTCAGCCAGGCAGCCCCGTTCAGGCTCGGGCTCTATTCCAAGAACATCTTCTGCCACGAGGTGGAGGCGATGCACTATCCGCTGTTCGAGAGTCCGTTCTACTCGCTGGCGCTGGCCTCCAAAATCGCTGAGGTCGCGTACTACGAAGAGCTGGATGTGGTGCACGCCCATTACGCGATTCCCCATGCCATCAGCGCCGTGCTGGCTCGCCAGATGCTGGAAGAGCGATGCCCGGAGTCGCAGTGCTTCCGGATTGCCACCACGCTGCACGGCACGGACATTACCATCGTCGGTGCCGACAAGAGCATGAAAGATGCGGTGCGGTTGGCGATCAACAAGTCGGACGGCATCAGCGCCGTGTCTGGCTATCTGCGCGACGAGACCATCAAGATGTTCGACCCGCGCAAGCCTATCGAGGTGATTCACAACTTTGTCGATACGGCGCTGTTCAAGCGTCTCGATGATAATCGCCCGAAGCAGATGCTCGGCCTGGACGGCGGCAAGGTGGTGATTCACATCTCGAATTTCCGTCCGGTCAAGCGCATCATGGATGTGCTGGCGGTGTTCGAGCGCATTCAGCGTGACGTTGAGGCAACGCTGCTGCTGGTGGGCGACGGGCCGGATCGCAGCGAGGCGGAGACCTGGGTGCGGCGCAACGGGCTTGGCAGCAAGGTGCGGTTCCTCGGCAAGCTCGACGACATCGTGCCGCTGCTCTCCATTGCCGACCTGATGCTGATGCCGAGCAACGTCGAGTCGTTCGGACTTGCGGCGCTCGAAGCGATGGCATGCGGGGTGCCGGTGGTGGTGACCGATGCGGGCGGATTCCCGGAATTCGTGCGGCAGGGGATTGACGGCTATCTGCACGACCACGGCGACATCGAAGGCATGAGCCGCAGCGCGATTTCAATTCTCAAAGACGATGCCGTCTGGCAGCGCTTTTCGGACGCGGCCGTAAACCAGGCAGGGCGGTTCGAGACCGCCCTGAAGGTTCAAGAGTACGAAGCGTTTTATCGCAGGCTGATTGACGAAGCCCGCGAGCGCAAAGCTCAGTAA
- the mreB gene encoding rod shape-determining protein — protein sequence MSFFGNLFRDIAIDLGTANTLIFIRNKGVVLNEPSIVARDRNTGKVVAIGHDALLMHEKTHPGIVTIKPLANGVIADYEATEELIRGLINKTKKQFSLGIRRMVIGIPSGITEVEKRAVRDSAEHVGAKEVYLVAEPMAAAIGIGIDVKEPMGNMIVDIGGGTTEIAVISLGGIASGESLRVAGTDITNAIIRHFRKAYNLAIGERTAEEVKIRIASAYKLDKELTMMVRGRNLVTALPEEREINSATIREAIATPISQIITSVKKSLEVTKPELSADILDRGLFLAGGGALIKGLDKKINEETKLMVHISEDPLTAVARGTGAVLEDLENYRSVLLSTKRY from the coding sequence ATGAGCTTTTTCGGTAACCTGTTCAGAGACATCGCCATCGATCTCGGAACAGCCAACACTCTCATTTTCATCCGCAACAAGGGCGTCGTGCTCAACGAGCCGTCCATCGTCGCCCGCGACCGCAATACCGGCAAAGTCGTCGCCATCGGCCACGACGCCTTGCTGATGCACGAAAAAACGCACCCCGGCATCGTCACCATCAAGCCGCTGGCCAACGGCGTCATCGCCGACTACGAGGCAACCGAAGAGCTGATTCGCGGCCTCATCAACAAGACCAAAAAGCAGTTCTCGCTCGGCATCCGCCGCATGGTGATCGGCATTCCGTCCGGCATCACCGAGGTGGAAAAACGGGCCGTGCGCGACTCGGCAGAGCACGTCGGCGCCAAGGAGGTCTATCTGGTGGCCGAACCGATGGCCGCCGCAATCGGCATCGGCATCGACGTCAAGGAGCCGATGGGCAACATGATCGTGGACATTGGTGGCGGGACGACTGAAATCGCGGTGATCTCGCTCGGCGGCATCGCTTCGGGCGAATCGCTGCGCGTGGCAGGCACGGACATCACCAACGCCATCATCCGCCACTTCCGCAAGGCCTACAACCTGGCCATCGGCGAACGCACGGCTGAAGAGGTGAAAATCAGGATCGCATCGGCGTACAAGCTCGACAAGGAGCTGACCATGATGGTGCGTGGCCGCAACCTGGTGACCGCCCTGCCGGAGGAACGCGAAATCAACTCCGCAACCATCCGCGAAGCGATCGCGACTCCGATCAGCCAAATCATCACCTCGGTCAAGAAGAGCCTTGAGGTCACCAAGCCGGAGCTTTCGGCGGACATCCTCGACCGCGGTTTGTTCCTTGCGGGTGGCGGCGCGTTGATCAAAGGGCTGGACAAGAAGATCAACGAGGAGACCAAGCTGATGGTGCACATCAGCGAAGACCCGCTGACCGCCGTGGCGCGCGGCACCGGCGCAGTGCTCGAAGATCTGGAGAACTACCGCTCGGTGCTGCTCTCGACCAAGCGTTACTGA